In a single window of the Caulobacter soli genome:
- a CDS encoding phosphocholine-specific phospholipase C: protein MPPVDRRAFLLSATAALALPPTLAKAAAIPADVRTGTLKDVEHVVILMQENRAFDHYFGVMNGVRGFGDRFPIPLPDSPGLRHKTVWTQVNDTAKGGPPLISPFPLDTIKTFAHMRVESTPHSWSDAHAAWNEGRMNRWPAAKTERAMGYYRREDIPFQYAMADAFTLCDAYHCSTQTGTNTNRLFLWTATNDPSGQHGGPSISNSHDSFVADGGAADPYRWTTYAERLLAAGVTWRIYQDMADNFTDNPTAGFKAYRDSHDGVAGSDPRLKVLALSTRKLDGLREDVLAGALPQVSYIVAPAADSEHPSPSSPAQGADYTARVIDALTADPKVWARTVLLVMFDENDGFFDHVPPPAPPSKTPDGTVLGASTVDTTGEYHLVRNPTEAPAERDELMGRPYGLGPRVPLYVLSPWSRGGWVNSQVFDHTSVIRFLETRFGVMEPNISPWRRAVCGDLTSAFDFKTPNDTPFAKGLPATQTLAARAAALKDTIVPPTPAAPAIPAQATGPRPSRALPYALRVDEGAQDDRLTLTLANEGAQTAVFHVYDRLRLDQAPRRYTIEPGKQASDAWPVGAYDLWILGPNGFHRHFVGGAPGKDPILRVLTSPTEGLVGLSLRNPGGAAKTLTATPNAYKTAFRPWKMTLPPMRDIRRDLRVKATGGWYDVSIEADGYLRHVAGRLEMGVDSISDPAMGGMAIMDQPFRK, encoded by the coding sequence ATGCCCCCAGTCGATCGTCGCGCCTTCCTGCTCTCCGCGACCGCCGCGCTGGCCTTGCCGCCGACCCTCGCCAAGGCCGCGGCCATCCCCGCGGACGTGCGCACCGGCACGCTGAAGGACGTGGAGCACGTGGTGATCCTGATGCAGGAGAACCGCGCCTTCGATCACTATTTCGGCGTGATGAATGGCGTCCGGGGCTTTGGCGATCGCTTCCCGATCCCGCTGCCCGATAGTCCTGGCTTGCGCCACAAGACGGTTTGGACCCAGGTCAACGACACGGCGAAGGGCGGGCCGCCGCTCATCTCGCCCTTCCCGTTGGACACGATAAAGACCTTCGCCCACATGCGGGTCGAGAGCACGCCCCATAGCTGGTCCGACGCCCACGCCGCCTGGAACGAAGGCCGCATGAACCGCTGGCCCGCCGCCAAGACCGAGCGCGCCATGGGCTATTACCGCCGCGAAGACATCCCGTTCCAGTACGCGATGGCCGACGCCTTCACGCTCTGCGACGCCTATCACTGCTCGACCCAGACCGGCACCAACACCAACCGTCTGTTCCTGTGGACGGCCACCAACGACCCGTCCGGCCAGCATGGCGGCCCTTCCATCTCCAACAGCCACGACAGCTTCGTGGCCGACGGCGGCGCGGCCGATCCCTATCGCTGGACGACCTATGCCGAGCGGCTGCTGGCGGCCGGCGTGACCTGGCGCATCTACCAGGACATGGCCGACAATTTCACCGACAATCCCACGGCCGGGTTCAAGGCCTATCGCGACAGCCACGACGGCGTCGCGGGCTCGGACCCGCGCCTCAAGGTCCTGGCGCTGTCGACCCGCAAGCTGGATGGCCTGCGCGAGGACGTGTTGGCGGGAGCCCTGCCGCAGGTGTCCTACATCGTCGCCCCGGCCGCCGATTCCGAGCATCCCAGCCCCTCCAGCCCCGCCCAGGGCGCGGACTACACCGCCCGGGTGATCGACGCCCTGACCGCCGATCCCAAGGTCTGGGCGCGGACCGTGCTGTTGGTGATGTTCGACGAGAACGACGGCTTCTTCGACCACGTCCCGCCACCGGCCCCGCCCTCGAAGACCCCTGACGGAACGGTTCTGGGCGCCTCGACGGTCGATACCACCGGCGAATATCACCTGGTGCGCAATCCTACCGAGGCCCCAGCCGAGCGTGATGAGCTCATGGGCCGTCCGTATGGCCTTGGCCCGCGGGTTCCGCTCTACGTGCTGTCGCCTTGGAGCCGTGGCGGCTGGGTCAATTCGCAGGTCTTCGACCACACCTCGGTGATCCGTTTCCTGGAAACGCGGTTCGGGGTGATGGAGCCCAACATCTCGCCCTGGCGACGGGCGGTTTGCGGCGACCTGACCAGCGCCTTCGACTTCAAGACACCGAACGACACGCCCTTCGCCAAGGGTTTGCCCGCCACGCAAACCCTGGCCGCTCGAGCCGCGGCGCTGAAGGACACCATCGTACCGCCGACGCCGGCCGCGCCGGCGATCCCGGCGCAGGCGACCGGTCCCCGCCCCTCACGCGCCCTGCCCTACGCCCTGCGCGTGGACGAAGGCGCACAGGACGACCGCCTGACGCTGACCCTCGCCAATGAGGGAGCGCAAACGGCGGTGTTTCATGTCTACGACCGCCTGCGTCTCGACCAGGCGCCACGTCGCTACACCATCGAGCCGGGCAAGCAGGCCAGCGACGCTTGGCCGGTCGGCGCCTACGACCTGTGGATTCTGGGGCCGAACGGCTTCCACCGTCACTTCGTCGGCGGCGCGCCGGGCAAGGATCCGATCCTGCGGGTCCTGACGTCTCCGACCGAAGGCCTAGTCGGTCTGAGCCTGCGCAATCCCGGCGGCGCGGCCAAGACCCTGACCGCCACGCCCAACGCCTACAAGACCGCGTTCCGCCCCTGGAAAATGACGCTGCCGCCGATGCGCGACATCCGCAGGGACCTGCGCGTGAAGGCGACCGGGGGATGGTACGACGTGTCGATCGAAGCCGACGGTTACCTGCGCCACGTGGCCGGACGATTGGAGATGGGCGTCGATTCCATCAGCGATCCGGCCATGGGCGGCATGGCGATCATGGATCAGCCGTTCCGGAAGTGA
- a CDS encoding DUF5690 family protein yields the protein MTSGPRRWLERANPLAFTLFAGLAGFCAYFSMYAFRKPFAAATFGVVDGWTFAVDYKIALVLAQVAGYAASKMIGVKVISEIAPSRRGAAILGLIGISWLALLAFAVVPAPWNVAALFLNGLPLGMIWGLVFGFMEGRRTSEVLGAILCASFILSSGVVKSVGKWLMVDHHVSPFWMPAATGAIFLPLLAVSVWALVQMPPPSPADEAARVRRQPMDRAQRRAFLAAYAPGVILLVMAYVLLTAFRDFRDNFAAELWTALGFGEASGVFTASELPVAVIALAVMGAVMLVRDNLRALLVMHGVILAGFLLLGLSTLAFQAHLLASLTWMILTGAGLYMAYTPFNAMLFDRMIAFSGRVGTAGFLIYVADASGYLGSVALLVWRNFAMVRLDWLGFFIASAYATSVVGAVCTILAGVYFLRRRSTHDARIPEAAAVQDAAA from the coding sequence ATGACTTCAGGTCCTCGGCGTTGGCTGGAACGCGCCAATCCACTGGCGTTCACCCTGTTCGCGGGTCTGGCTGGCTTCTGCGCCTATTTCTCGATGTACGCCTTTCGAAAGCCGTTCGCGGCGGCGACCTTCGGGGTGGTCGATGGCTGGACCTTCGCCGTCGACTACAAGATCGCCCTGGTGCTGGCCCAGGTGGCCGGTTACGCCGCCTCCAAGATGATCGGGGTCAAGGTGATCTCCGAAATCGCCCCATCGCGGCGCGGCGCGGCGATCCTGGGCCTGATCGGCATTTCCTGGCTGGCCCTGCTGGCCTTCGCGGTCGTGCCCGCGCCCTGGAACGTCGCGGCCCTGTTCCTGAACGGTCTGCCGCTGGGCATGATCTGGGGACTGGTGTTTGGCTTCATGGAAGGGCGACGCACGTCCGAGGTGCTGGGCGCCATCCTCTGCGCCAGCTTCATCCTGTCGTCGGGCGTGGTGAAGTCGGTCGGCAAGTGGCTGATGGTCGACCACCATGTCTCGCCATTCTGGATGCCCGCCGCCACCGGCGCGATCTTCCTGCCGCTACTGGCGGTGTCGGTCTGGGCCCTGGTGCAGATGCCGCCGCCCAGTCCGGCCGATGAAGCCGCCCGCGTGCGCCGCCAGCCGATGGACCGCGCCCAGCGCCGCGCCTTCCTGGCCGCCTACGCGCCCGGCGTCATCCTGCTTGTGATGGCCTATGTGCTGCTGACCGCTTTCCGCGACTTCCGTGACAACTTCGCCGCCGAGCTCTGGACCGCCCTGGGCTTCGGCGAAGCCTCCGGCGTCTTCACCGCCAGTGAGCTTCCCGTGGCGGTCATCGCCCTGGCCGTGATGGGCGCGGTCATGCTGGTGCGCGACAACCTTCGGGCCCTGCTGGTGATGCACGGCGTGATCCTGGCCGGCTTCCTGTTGCTGGGCCTCTCGACGCTGGCCTTCCAGGCCCACCTGCTGGCGTCCCTGACCTGGATGATCCTGACGGGCGCGGGTCTCTACATGGCCTACACGCCATTCAACGCCATGCTGTTCGATCGCATGATCGCCTTCAGCGGTCGGGTCGGCACGGCGGGCTTCCTGATCTATGTGGCCGACGCTTCAGGCTATCTGGGCAGTGTCGCCCTGCTGGTGTGGCGCAACTTCGCCATGGTCCGGCTGGACTGGCTGGGGTTCTTCATCGCCAGCGCCTATGCGACCAGCGTCGTCGGCGCGGTCTGCACGATCCTGGCCGGCGTCTATTTCCTGCGCCGTCGTTCAACGCACGACGCTCGCATCCCGGAGGCGGCCGCCGTCCAGGACGCGGCCGCCTGA